AGGGCGCGCAATATGAGATCGCCGGCGAGGCCGAAAACGGGCAGGATGCCGTGGAGAAGTACCGCAGCCTGAAGCCCGATCTGGTCCTGATGGATATCACCATGCCCGTTATGGACGGGCTGGAGGCGGCGCGGACCATCCGGTCGGAGGATCCGAACGCCACCATCGTGATGTGCACCGCGCTGGGCCAGCAGAACCTGGTGGTGGAAGCGCTCAAGGCCGGCGCAAGAGACTATATTGTCAAGCCGTTTGAGCCGTCCCGGGTGCTGGAGGGTGTCGGGAAAGCGCTGGCGGCCTAAAGCCGGCGCTTTTCCCGCCGCAAACGGGGAAACCAAAAATGAAAGTCGAATACATAGATCCGTTCGTGCAGGCGGCATTCGAGGTCATCGCCCAGGTGACCGGCGATCAGCCAACGCGCGGGCCGCTTTCGCTTCGCGAGAAGTCCTTCACCACGCAGCAGGTCACCATTGTGGTGGGAGTGACCGGGCCCGTGGAGGGTCAGGCCCTCTACGGCATGTCCATCGTGACCGCCTCGAAGATCGCCACGGCCATGCTCCAGCAGGAGGTCATCTCGCTGGACGAGCTGGCCACCAGCGCCATCAGCGAGCTGGGCAACATGATCACGGCGCACGCCACGGCTCGCCTGGCTAAATCGGGGATCGTCTGCGATATCACGCCGCCCTCCGTGCTGCGCGGCATGAATGTCGAGGTGTCCACGTTTATCCCGGCGCTGGTCGTGCCGGTTCTGACTCAGTTCGGCAAGATGGAGATCAACGTCTCGCTGGCGGAGGTGGCGGCCACCGGCCGGAAAGTCGCCTGAAGCTCAGAATCAGCGGGCATTCGCTTCAGGGCCAGGCCGCCCCGCGGCCTGGCCCTCTTCCGTGTCGGAACCTTCCCGCCTGGGCGGTGGTGCCGTCCCGGGCGTTCCCCCCTTTCAGGCGCGTTATTTCGTCTTGATCTCCTCCAGCGCCGGGAAATGACCGTAGACCTGCCTGGCACCCTCCTGCGGCGCGGCCCAGCGGACCGCATTCGCAATGACCTTCATAATGGTCTCGTCGTAGTAGGTGGGATACGTCTCGTGTCCCGGCTGGAAGTAGAAGATTCGGCCCTTCTGGCGCGTCCAGCAGCATCCGCTGCGGAATACTTCGCCTCCCTCAAACCAGGTGATGAACACCAGCTCGTCCGGCGCAGGGATGTCGAAGCGCTCGCCGTACATCTCCTCCCGTTCCAGCTCGAAGTAATGGTCCAGCCCGTTCGCGATGGGGTGTCCGGGCTCCACCACCCACATCCGGGCTTTCTCGTCCGCCTCGCGCCATTTCAAGTCGCACGAGGTTCCCATCAGCCGCTTGAACGGCTTGGAGAAGTGCGCCGAGTGCAGCGCGATGAATCCCATCCCCTCCCATACTCGCTGGACCACTTTCTCCACAATGGCGTCATCCACCTCGCGGTGCGCCGTGTGGCCCCACCAGGTCATGACATCCGTCTCCGCCAGCACCTGGTCGGTCAGACCGTGCTCCGGCTCATCCAGCGTGGCCGTCCTGGCGAC
The sequence above is drawn from the Armatimonadota bacterium genome and encodes:
- a CDS encoding trehalose utilization protein ThuA, translating into MSDIRVTVWGEFRHEKNPSHQASRVYPDGMHTVIAKALNEQPGIVARTATLDEPEHGLTDQVLAETDVMTWWGHTAHREVDDAIVEKVVQRVWEGMGFIALHSAHFSKPFKRLMGTSCDLKWREADEKARMWVVEPGHPIANGLDHYFELEREEMYGERFDIPAPDELVFITWFEGGEVFRSGCCWTRQKGRIFYFQPGHETYPTYYDETIMKVIANAVRWAAPQEGARQVYGHFPALEEIKTK
- the cheY gene encoding chemotaxis protein CheY, with translation MTSGAGEEIKVETMSKRILLVDDALFMRTTLRKILEGAQYEIAGEAENGQDAVEKYRSLKPDLVLMDITMPVMDGLEAARTIRSEDPNATIVMCTALGQQNLVVEALKAGARDYIVKPFEPSRVLEGVGKALAA
- the cheX gene encoding CheY-P phosphatase CheX, with the translated sequence MKVEYIDPFVQAAFEVIAQVTGDQPTRGPLSLREKSFTTQQVTIVVGVTGPVEGQALYGMSIVTASKIATAMLQQEVISLDELATSAISELGNMITAHATARLAKSGIVCDITPPSVLRGMNVEVSTFIPALVVPVLTQFGKMEINVSLAEVAATGRKVA